From Microcystis aeruginosa NIES-2549, a single genomic window includes:
- the cobM gene encoding precorrin-4 C(11)-methyltransferase, whose protein sequence is MTLMDSSALSPAVYFIGAGPGDPELLTVKAYKILQKADVILFADSLVPQQILEDTPKDAELIPTSSITLEEIIPLMIDRVRQGLAVVRLQSGDLSLYSAIQEQIELLTAADIPFQLIPGISAFQGLAAKLALELTIPELVQTIILTRVEGKASHIPESEELASLAAHKASLCLYLAARHIDKAQEKLLRYYQPEQQVAICFRLGWPDEKIWVVPLSEMAQLTHRENLTRTTLYLISPALNQITGTRSQLYHPQHSHLFRPHS, encoded by the coding sequence ATGACTTTAATGGACTCCTCTGCGCTCTCCCCGGCCGTTTACTTTATTGGTGCAGGACCCGGAGATCCGGAATTATTGACGGTAAAAGCCTATAAAATTCTCCAAAAAGCCGATGTCATCCTCTTTGCTGATTCCCTCGTCCCCCAACAGATTCTTGAGGACACTCCTAAAGATGCCGAGTTAATTCCCACCAGTAGCATCACCCTAGAAGAAATTATCCCTTTAATGATCGATCGCGTGCGTCAGGGTTTAGCGGTGGTGCGACTGCAATCGGGGGATTTAAGTCTCTATAGTGCCATCCAAGAGCAAATTGAGCTTTTGACAGCAGCAGATATCCCCTTTCAGCTAATCCCCGGAATTAGTGCCTTTCAAGGATTAGCGGCCAAATTGGCCCTAGAATTAACGATTCCCGAATTAGTCCAGACAATTATTCTCACCCGGGTGGAAGGAAAAGCATCTCATATACCAGAAAGTGAAGAATTAGCCTCTTTAGCCGCCCATAAAGCCAGTTTATGCCTATATTTAGCCGCCCGTCACATTGACAAAGCCCAGGAAAAACTCCTACGATACTACCAGCCAGAGCAACAGGTGGCCATTTGTTTCCGTCTCGGTTGGCCCGACGAAAAAATCTGGGTTGTCCCCCTGTCAGAAATGGCCCAATTAACCCATCGGGAAAATTTAACTAGAACTACCCTTTATCTAATTAGTCCCGCTTTAAACCAGATTACAGGAACTCGATCGCAACTTTATCACCCGCAACATTCCCATCTTTTCCGTCCTCATTCTTAG
- a CDS encoding cryptochrome/photolyase family protein — translation MTIGIWILGDQLWTGQAALANCQAYSQETPVILIESHNHIRQRPYHQQKLVLIWSAMRHFAEELKTLGWSVTYEVAEDFEPILSAWIKRLGIKELQIMMPNDLPFLRLIKNLNLDCAINIIDNNHFLWTRTDFNNWAKSRKRLLLEDFYRESRKKWQILIEDNQPIGGQWNFDKQNRKPPKDGLKTTDPLWFEPDEITLQVIADVEALDIPKYGKIKPFRWAVNRRQALQVLEHFITNCLPNFGPYQDAMVTGEETLWHSLLSPYLNLGLLTPLEVIQGAAIAYKKDNLALNSIEGFIRQVLGWREYMQGIYHYLGEDYANGNWFEHQQPLPAFFWDSKQTEMNCLKQVLSQVENTGYAHHIQRLMILSNFALIFGCSPQEIENWFHSVFIDAYDWVMQTNVLGMGQFADGGILASKPYAASANYIDKMSDYCRGCLYKKNQRVGDLACPFNFLYWDFLARHREKLKSQGRVNMILGHLDRMSAAELNQMRCQSNQLRAISSQL, via the coding sequence ATGACCATTGGTATTTGGATTTTAGGGGATCAATTATGGACAGGACAAGCGGCCTTAGCTAATTGTCAAGCCTATTCACAGGAAACACCAGTTATTTTAATTGAATCCCACAATCATATTCGACAAAGACCCTATCATCAGCAAAAATTAGTTTTAATCTGGTCGGCGATGCGTCATTTTGCCGAAGAATTAAAAACTTTAGGATGGTCTGTCACCTACGAAGTTGCTGAAGATTTTGAACCAATTTTATCTGCTTGGATTAAACGATTAGGCATTAAAGAATTACAGATCATGATGCCTAATGATTTGCCTTTTCTTAGATTAATTAAAAATCTCAATTTAGACTGTGCTATAAACATAATTGATAATAATCACTTTCTCTGGACAAGGACAGATTTTAATAATTGGGCTAAATCTCGTAAAAGACTATTACTAGAGGATTTCTATCGAGAAAGTCGCAAAAAATGGCAGATTTTAATCGAGGATAATCAACCCATAGGAGGACAATGGAACTTTGATAAACAAAACCGCAAACCGCCCAAGGATGGATTAAAAACAACTGATCCTCTTTGGTTTGAACCCGATGAAATTACCCTTCAGGTTATCGCTGATGTGGAAGCTTTAGATATTCCTAAATATGGAAAAATCAAACCTTTTCGCTGGGCAGTAAACCGCAGACAAGCTTTACAGGTTTTGGAGCATTTTATTACTAATTGTCTGCCCAACTTTGGACCATACCAAGATGCGATGGTAACGGGAGAAGAAACCCTCTGGCATTCCCTACTATCTCCCTATCTGAATCTAGGATTGCTAACGCCTTTGGAAGTGATTCAAGGGGCAGCAATTGCCTATAAAAAAGATAATTTAGCCCTAAATAGCATCGAAGGATTTATCCGTCAGGTGTTGGGATGGCGGGAATATATGCAGGGAATTTATCATTATTTGGGAGAAGATTACGCTAATGGTAATTGGTTTGAGCATCAACAACCCTTACCAGCTTTCTTTTGGGATAGTAAACAAACCGAGATGAATTGCCTCAAACAAGTATTATCACAGGTGGAAAATACTGGTTATGCTCATCATATTCAAAGATTAATGATTTTGAGCAATTTTGCCTTAATTTTTGGTTGCTCTCCCCAAGAGATTGAAAACTGGTTTCATAGTGTTTTTATCGATGCCTACGATTGGGTAATGCAGACTAATGTACTGGGAATGGGACAATTTGCCGATGGGGGAATTCTCGCCTCCAAACCCTACGCCGCCTCGGCCAACTATATTGATAAAATGAGTGATTATTGTCGGGGTTGTCTGTATAAAAAAAATCAACGAGTCGGGGATTTAGCCTGTCCTTTTAACTTTCTTTACTGGGATTTTTTGGCACGACATCGAGAAAAACTAAAATCCCAAGGTCGAGTTAATATGATTTTAGGTCATCTCGATCGAATGTCGGCAGCTGAACTTAATCAAATGCGCTGTCAGTCCAACCAATTAAGAGCTATCAGCAGTCAGCTTTGA
- a CDS encoding glycosyltransferase family 39 protein has product MKATINYKKNNWLLILLAIILTLGVVFRLANIDKKIYWHDESYTTIRTTGYQAKEIADTIFQNRLLSTTELGKFQQLKPESNVFDTIQSLAKEDPQHPPLYFIISRYWEKIFGFSPVSSRSLAIVFSLLSLPFIYYLSLELFASKLTAVLAVIFLALSPIDIIFAQMSRQYSLLVLLTIISQLMLLKCLKKRTLVNWSLYTFSNTLGLYTHLFFILNLFAQAAFILWYLVMKPERKNNLIFFLLSGLTMIILYIPWLRFFLTNSQRAFNSTSWAAVNYLDWGLFGKLWLLTFTSPFSDSDFGFNNIFTYIYRLIFLILTIYAFYRVYRYNNPIDFTFLITSTLGPFLALVIPDLILTTTRSTVTRYLIASFPTIYITVAFFLSQLLNQGRIFGKIILIFLLNASIISNFNNALSETSWAKVPSYWNGEVARKINAVPNAIIISDEGNDWTNLGDLLSLNYRLNSDVQYFLTTTNPDTDKLKEVLEIPRTNLFLFRPSNRLLLALDQFDIRLDYFYPQGQLSQVKK; this is encoded by the coding sequence ATGAAAGCAACTATTAATTATAAAAAAAACAATTGGCTCTTAATACTTTTGGCAATTATCCTAACTCTCGGTGTGGTTTTTCGTTTGGCAAATATCGATAAAAAAATCTATTGGCATGATGAATCCTACACCACGATTAGAACCACTGGTTATCAAGCAAAGGAAATCGCTGATACTATCTTTCAAAATCGTCTTTTATCTACCACAGAATTAGGAAAATTTCAACAACTTAAACCCGAAAGTAATGTTTTTGATACGATTCAATCTCTCGCTAAAGAAGACCCTCAGCACCCACCTTTATACTTTATTATCTCTCGCTATTGGGAAAAAATATTCGGTTTTTCTCCCGTTTCTTCCCGCAGTTTAGCGATTGTTTTTAGTCTTCTCTCCCTGCCATTTATTTACTATCTATCTCTAGAATTATTTGCGTCAAAGTTAACGGCAGTTTTAGCAGTAATTTTCTTGGCACTGTCTCCAATTGATATAATATTTGCTCAAATGTCTCGTCAGTATAGTCTTTTAGTTTTGTTAACGATAATCAGTCAATTAATGCTGTTAAAATGCCTCAAAAAAAGAACTCTTGTTAATTGGTCTTTATACACCTTCTCTAATACTCTCGGACTCTACACCCATCTCTTTTTTATTCTCAACTTATTTGCTCAAGCAGCCTTTATACTTTGGTATCTTGTTATGAAACCAGAGCGAAAAAATAACTTGATATTTTTCCTGTTATCTGGGTTAACAATGATAATTTTATATATACCCTGGTTACGGTTTTTTTTAACTAACTCTCAAAGGGCCTTTAACTCCACCAGTTGGGCTGCCGTTAACTATCTCGATTGGGGATTGTTCGGTAAATTATGGCTCTTAACTTTTACTTCTCCATTTAGCGATAGCGATTTTGGTTTTAATAACATCTTCACCTATATATATAGACTAATTTTTTTAATCTTAACTATCTATGCTTTTTATCGAGTTTATCGCTACAATAACCCCATAGATTTTACTTTTCTGATTACCTCAACCCTAGGACCTTTCCTAGCTTTAGTCATTCCCGATCTAATTTTGACTACCACTAGATCAACTGTCACCCGTTATCTAATTGCATCCTTTCCCACTATCTATATAACTGTGGCTTTTTTCTTGTCACAATTGCTTAATCAAGGTAGAATTTTCGGTAAAATTATCTTGATTTTTTTGTTAAATGCTAGTATAATATCGAACTTTAATAATGCTCTTTCCGAAACCAGTTGGGCAAAAGTTCCTAGTTATTGGAATGGAGAAGTTGCCAGAAAAATCAATGCTGTACCCAATGCCATTATTATCAGCGACGAAGGTAATGACTGGACTAACTTAGGTGATTTGCTTTCCCTTAATTATCGTCTTAATTCTGATGTACAATACTTCCTGACTACCACTAACCCCGATACCGATAAGTTAAAAGAAGTCCTAGAAATTCCCCGGACCAACTTATTTCTTTTTCGTCCTTCCAATCGGTTATTACTGGCCCTAGATCAATTCGATATTCGTCTTGATTATTTCTATCCTCAAGGTCAATTGTCGCAAGTGAAGAAATAG
- a CDS encoding translation initiation factor, translating to MSKSKEKNRIAYQEFGNESNSQAFERSIPELPPNQQNLRVQTSRSGRAGKTVTIVTGFQCQTETLTKLLKQLKTACGTGGTVKENTIEIQGDHRQKILQILVESGYKAKISGG from the coding sequence ATGAGTAAATCAAAGGAAAAAAACCGGATTGCCTATCAGGAATTTGGAAATGAAAGCAATTCTCAAGCTTTTGAGCGTTCCATTCCCGAATTACCCCCGAATCAGCAGAATTTGCGAGTACAAACCTCCCGATCTGGTCGGGCGGGAAAAACCGTTACCATAGTTACAGGTTTTCAATGCCAAACCGAAACTCTGACGAAATTGTTAAAACAGTTAAAAACCGCTTGTGGAACGGGTGGTACAGTGAAAGAAAATACCATTGAGATCCAAGGAGATCATCGCCAAAAGATTCTACAAATTCTCGTAGAATCGGGTTACAAAGCCAAAATTAGCGGAGGATAG
- a CDS encoding replicative DNA helicase, whose protein sequence is MISDQSLPPQNIEAEESILGGILLDPKALGRISDFLIPEAFYVKTHQDIYRAALALQGKGKPTDLMTVSSWLQDNHLLEEIGGMPRLLQLIERTVSAANIDRYAELVMDKYMRRQLISTGGEIIELARDTTLELENVFDESEQKIFRLTQKRPQEGLIFLGDTLIETFNEIEKMQETTTLPGIETQFYDLDAMTSGLQPSDLVIIAGRPSMGKTSFALNIAYNIAQQNLPVAVFSLEMSKEQLAQRLLSNEAKIESNRIRSGRLGQNDLEKVLGGLEKLLNLPIYIDDSANLSVIQMRSQVRRLQAEKKGQMGLVLIDYLQLMEGGGDNRVQEISKITRSLKGLAREIHAPVIALSQLSRAVESRNNKRPMMSDLRESGCLAGDSLVELADPRAKVPIRQLVNCSNFTVFALNEETMKLEKALVTKVFSTGFKPVFRLTTRLGRTIRATANHQFLTVHGWQRLDELNIGNYIALPRFLPSSQLQTMSNTELALLGHLIGDGCTLPRHSVQYTTKELDLANLVASLAIQVFDNRIKPRISPEHQWYQVYLTANYPLTHNIKNPISQWLERLEIWGLRSYEKFIPPQVFEQTQSAIALFLRHLWSTDGSLKLVQGKSPRPMAYYSSSSLRLAQDVQSLLLRVEINGKLSKHSQTGKGRDQYHVTITGKSDLKKFTEIIGAVGSYKTQSLQEITTYLQNHQANPNKDIIPNDIWRLYAVPAMEQSGLTTRQMQAALGNQYCGTSLYKSNLSRERANKLGDILECSQIQHLADSDIYWDEVMAIQADGETEVYDLTVDKLHNFIANNIIVHNSIEQDADLIMMLYRDEYYNPDSPDRGVAEVIITKHRNGPTGTIKLLFQPEFTKFLNLKQSRSNY, encoded by the coding sequence ATGATTAGCGATCAATCCCTCCCCCCCCAAAATATTGAAGCGGAAGAATCTATCTTAGGTGGCATTTTACTAGATCCAAAAGCTTTAGGTAGAATCAGTGATTTTTTAATTCCAGAAGCTTTCTATGTGAAAACCCATCAAGATATTTATCGTGCGGCACTTGCTTTACAAGGGAAAGGAAAACCGACGGATTTAATGACGGTTAGCAGTTGGTTACAAGATAATCATCTGCTGGAAGAAATCGGGGGGATGCCGCGATTGTTACAATTAATTGAGCGCACTGTCTCGGCTGCCAACATCGATCGCTATGCTGAATTAGTGATGGATAAATATATGCGTCGTCAGTTAATTTCCACCGGGGGAGAAATTATCGAGTTAGCCAGGGATACGACGCTAGAATTAGAAAATGTTTTCGATGAATCGGAACAAAAGATTTTTCGTCTCACCCAAAAACGACCCCAGGAGGGTTTAATTTTTCTGGGGGATACTTTAATCGAAACTTTTAACGAAATTGAGAAAATGCAGGAGACGACCACTCTACCCGGTATCGAAACTCAATTTTATGATCTCGATGCGATGACCAGTGGTTTACAACCCTCGGATTTAGTTATTATCGCGGGTAGGCCTTCCATGGGAAAAACTTCTTTTGCTCTTAATATTGCCTATAATATCGCTCAACAGAATTTACCTGTGGCTGTCTTTAGTTTGGAGATGTCTAAGGAACAATTAGCCCAACGTTTGTTATCGAATGAGGCTAAAATTGAAAGTAATCGGATTCGCTCTGGCCGTTTGGGACAAAATGATTTAGAGAAGGTTCTTGGGGGACTAGAAAAGTTATTAAATTTGCCCATATATATCGATGACAGTGCCAATTTAAGTGTAATTCAAATGCGTTCCCAAGTGCGGCGTTTACAGGCAGAAAAAAAGGGACAAATGGGATTAGTTTTAATCGATTATCTGCAATTAATGGAAGGGGGAGGTGATAATCGCGTTCAGGAAATTTCTAAAATTACCCGCAGTCTTAAGGGTTTAGCGAGAGAAATTCATGCTCCGGTAATTGCTCTTTCTCAGTTAAGTCGTGCTGTGGAATCTCGCAATAATAAAAGACCGATGATGTCCGATTTACGCGAGTCGGGATGTTTAGCGGGTGATAGTTTAGTTGAGTTAGCTGATCCTCGTGCTAAAGTGCCAATTCGTCAGTTAGTGAATTGCTCTAATTTTACGGTTTTTGCTCTTAATGAGGAAACAATGAAATTAGAAAAAGCACTGGTAACTAAGGTCTTTTCCACAGGATTTAAGCCAGTTTTTCGATTAACAACTCGTTTAGGTCGCACGATTAGAGCTACAGCCAATCATCAATTTTTGACTGTCCACGGTTGGCAAAGATTAGATGAATTAAATATTGGTAATTATATCGCTTTACCTCGCTTTTTACCTAGTTCGCAATTACAAACTATGAGTAATACTGAATTAGCCTTATTAGGTCATCTAATTGGTGATGGATGTACCTTACCACGTCATAGTGTTCAATATACGACTAAAGAGTTAGATTTAGCCAATTTAGTTGCTTCTTTAGCGATACAAGTATTTGATAATCGAATTAAGCCTCGAATTAGTCCTGAACATCAATGGTATCAGGTTTATTTAACAGCGAATTATCCCTTAACTCATAATATTAAAAATCCTATTTCTCAATGGTTAGAACGTCTAGAAATTTGGGGGTTACGTTCCTATGAAAAATTCATTCCTCCTCAAGTTTTTGAGCAAACTCAATCAGCAATAGCCTTATTTTTACGTCATCTTTGGAGTACCGATGGTTCCCTTAAATTGGTTCAAGGAAAATCACCTCGTCCTATGGCTTATTATTCTAGCAGTAGCTTAAGATTAGCTCAGGATGTACAATCGCTTTTACTAAGAGTAGAAATTAATGGAAAGCTATCGAAACACTCACAAACAGGAAAAGGACGAGATCAATACCATGTTACAATAACAGGTAAATCAGACTTGAAGAAATTTACTGAGATTATCGGTGCTGTTGGCAGCTATAAAACCCAGTCTTTACAAGAAATAACTACTTATCTTCAAAATCACCAAGCTAATCCTAATAAGGATATCATTCCTAATGATATCTGGCGACTATATGCTGTACCCGCTATGGAACAAAGTGGTTTAACTACACGACAAATGCAAGCTGCACTGGGTAATCAATATTGTGGGACAAGTTTATACAAATCAAACTTAAGTCGAGAAAGAGCCAATAAATTAGGAGACATTCTTGAATGTTCCCAAATACAGCACTTAGCGGATAGTGATATTTACTGGGATGAAGTTATGGCAATTCAAGCGGATGGAGAGACAGAAGTGTATGATTTAACAGTAGATAAACTGCATAACTTTATTGCCAATAATATCATCGTCCATAATAGTATCGAACAGGATGCGGATTTAATTATGATGTTATACCGAGATGAATATTATAACCCCGATAGTCCCGATCGAGGTGTGGCCGAAGTAATTATTACTAAACACCGTAATGGTCCCACTGGCACGATTAAGCTACTTTTTCAACCGGAATTTACCAAGTTTCTTAATCTTAAACAAAGTCGCTCTAATTATTAA
- a CDS encoding TspO/MBR family protein produces the protein MIPSWLLIGVVGFLVALAGGLLNSRDVRWFARLRRPDWLTFEGLIPLIWTIIYICGAISAYLVWEAQPANRWFLMAFYLLVELTITAYTPVTCKLRSLKAGTIIGGTGFFLGCLLALLVFPVSSWAGILLLPYLIWSPIGTYVTWEMSHLNPRDV, from the coding sequence ATGATTCCCTCTTGGTTGCTTATCGGTGTCGTCGGATTTTTGGTAGCGTTAGCTGGGGGATTACTCAATTCTCGCGATGTGCGTTGGTTTGCGCGTTTGCGTCGTCCCGATTGGTTAACCTTTGAAGGATTAATCCCTCTTATCTGGACAATTATCTATATTTGTGGGGCAATTTCTGCTTATTTAGTCTGGGAAGCTCAACCGGCTAATCGCTGGTTTTTGATGGCTTTTTATCTGTTGGTGGAATTGACTATTACTGCCTACACTCCCGTCACCTGTAAACTACGCAGTCTCAAAGCGGGAACGATTATCGGAGGTACGGGTTTTTTCTTGGGTTGTCTTCTGGCGCTCTTGGTTTTCCCTGTTTCTTCTTGGGCGGGCATCCTACTCTTACCTTACCTGATTTGGAGTCCGATCGGTACCTATGTGACTTGGGAAATGAGTCATCTCAATCCTCGGGATGTATAG
- a CDS encoding family 10 glycosylhydrolase: MTFLIPTSIWRQILKKLPILLFLASFLIVLLLGYFSAAFSQSRDGDIRGVWITTNDTAMLMDRDKRQQAIEQLVNLNFNAIYPVVWNSGYALYPSAIAQREGIQPFVPTGAQGQDILAELVEQTRGRGLLVIPWFEFGFMAPPTSELALKHQDWLTQKRDGGTTWVGAAGEVVWLNPFRPEVQNFLRELVLEVVGQYDINGIQFDDHLSLPNEFGYDPYTIALYQQETEKTPPANPRDPEWTKWRADKITAFLANLKESIQAIKPNILLSIAPNPYEFAYNGHLQDWLGWVRQGLVDELIVQVYRPDLPSFLKQIERPEIQETQQTIPTGVGVLTGLRNRPIALPFIEEKVLAARQRGLGVIFFFYESLWQQALEPPETRKAAIQAMFSQPITPRLPVLENIPLVSTPEPVDQPEPTPTPPPLAPDGIEIPVIPPPGS, from the coding sequence ATGACTTTTCTAATTCCGACCAGCATTTGGCGGCAAATTCTTAAAAAGCTCCCCATACTACTATTTTTAGCATCTTTTCTAATAGTCCTACTATTAGGCTATTTTTCTGCTGCTTTCTCTCAAAGTCGGGATGGCGATATCCGCGGTGTTTGGATTACCACCAACGATACTGCGATGCTGATGGACAGGGATAAACGACAACAGGCGATCGAGCAATTAGTTAATCTTAATTTTAATGCTATCTATCCCGTGGTTTGGAATTCCGGTTATGCTCTCTATCCCAGTGCGATCGCTCAACGGGAAGGAATACAGCCTTTTGTGCCTACGGGAGCGCAGGGACAAGATATCTTGGCAGAATTGGTGGAACAAACCCGTGGAAGGGGATTATTAGTCATTCCTTGGTTTGAATTCGGATTTATGGCCCCTCCCACCTCAGAATTAGCCTTAAAACATCAGGACTGGTTAACCCAAAAACGCGACGGAGGGACTACTTGGGTGGGGGCAGCCGGTGAGGTGGTGTGGTTGAATCCCTTCCGTCCCGAGGTGCAGAATTTTCTGCGGGAATTAGTCTTGGAAGTGGTGGGACAATACGATATTAACGGCATCCAATTCGACGATCATCTGAGTTTACCCAACGAATTCGGCTATGATCCCTATACTATCGCCCTTTATCAACAGGAAACCGAAAAAACGCCTCCGGCTAACCCCCGGGATCCCGAATGGACAAAATGGCGGGCCGATAAAATCACTGCTTTTCTGGCTAATCTCAAAGAATCAATTCAGGCAATTAAACCGAATATACTGCTTTCGATCGCCCCTAATCCCTACGAATTCGCCTATAATGGTCATTTACAGGATTGGCTCGGTTGGGTGCGGCAAGGATTAGTCGACGAGTTAATTGTACAGGTTTATCGTCCCGATCTGCCCAGTTTTCTCAAACAAATAGAGCGTCCCGAAATTCAGGAAACCCAGCAAACTATCCCCACCGGTGTGGGAGTTTTGACCGGTTTACGCAATCGACCGATTGCCCTACCCTTTATTGAAGAAAAGGTGTTGGCTGCTCGTCAACGGGGTTTAGGGGTGATTTTCTTCTTTTATGAAAGTCTCTGGCAGCAAGCTTTGGAACCTCCAGAAACCAGAAAAGCGGCAATTCAAGCGATGTTTTCCCAACCCATTACTCCCCGTCTTCCCGTGCTGGAAAATATTCCCTTAGTTAGTACACCTGAACCTGTTGACCAGCCAGAACCAACCCCCACACCTCCCCCCTTAGCGCCGGACGGGATCGAAATTCCTGTAATTCCCCCTCCGGGTAGTTAA